A single Deltaproteobacteria bacterium DNA region contains:
- a CDS encoding IS4 family transposase has product MQPEVFVHLNTVTCEEFYTRYGQANEVMLWHGHRLLGVDGSYLNLPDTEETRREFSVQTNQHAGGEQVQALASVLYDLRNDIGLSAALGPKQAEKNLLFGTHWAATRAGDVLVCDRAYADYSVLAAMVAQGCHFVIRFPHQSFTQVNAFWTARAQERVVTLAVPSKAYAYVRQHHLPTTLRVRLLKVRLPTGEVEVLGTDLLDPQAYPAAEFKVVYGWRWNHETYHDRLKNIFEVERFSGQSVQTLKQDFYGVIFLATLESILSKPAQAALLAQAETRACCYAPQVNRAVSYVTVLDHIVHLLADPHRSPAATLAAIERLLLTTPTRQRPGRQFPRRKRSAAHRLRFAKYGKRILA; this is encoded by the coding sequence GTGCAGCCCGAAGTGTTTGTCCATCTGAATACGGTGACGTGCGAGGAGTTCTATACGCGCTATGGGCAAGCGAATGAGGTGATGCTCTGGCACGGGCACCGGCTCTTGGGGGTCGATGGGAGTTATCTGAATCTGCCCGACACCGAGGAGACCCGGCGAGAGTTTAGCGTGCAAACCAATCAGCACGCGGGCGGGGAGCAAGTGCAAGCGTTGGCCTCGGTGCTCTATGATCTGCGCAACGATATCGGCTTGAGCGCCGCGCTGGGGCCCAAGCAAGCGGAGAAGAACTTGCTGTTTGGCACGCACTGGGCGGCGACGCGGGCGGGCGACGTGCTAGTGTGTGATCGGGCGTACGCCGATTATAGCGTGTTGGCGGCGATGGTGGCGCAGGGTTGTCACTTTGTGATTCGCTTTCCACACCAGAGTTTCACCCAGGTCAATGCGTTTTGGACGGCCCGTGCGCAGGAACGGGTCGTGACCTTGGCCGTGCCCTCCAAGGCCTACGCCTACGTGCGGCAGCACCACCTGCCGACGACCCTGCGGGTGCGCTTGCTCAAAGTGCGGTTGCCCACTGGCGAGGTGGAAGTGCTCGGCACGGACTTGCTCGATCCTCAGGCTTACCCGGCCGCCGAGTTCAAGGTCGTGTATGGTTGGCGCTGGAATCATGAAACGTACCATGATCGGTTGAAGAACATCTTCGAAGTTGAGCGGTTTAGTGGCCAGAGTGTCCAGACCCTCAAGCAAGATTTCTATGGAGTGATCTTTTTGGCCACGTTGGAGAGTATTCTGAGCAAGCCTGCTCAAGCTGCGTTGCTGGCGCAGGCCGAGACGCGGGCGTGCTGCTATGCGCCGCAGGTGAATCGCGCCGTGAGTTATGTGACAGTCCTGGATCATATCGTGCACTTGTTGGCGGATCCGCACCGCTCGCCCGCGGCGACCTTAGCCGCGATTGAGCGCTTATTGTTGACCACGCCCACTCGTCAGCGGCCGGGCCGCCAGTTCCCCCGCCGCAAAC